A single region of the Massilia sp. erpn genome encodes:
- a CDS encoding CsgG/HfaB family protein — protein sequence MKYAITSALLAGLILAGCGEKKDAPAAPAGQAAPAGPNLTQTPDVGKVEQVATTAIGSGMSPGAAVNDALKTAIMQVNGTTVDATSANINVLKQVTETLDAEVTDGVDTAKLAATATTTMQGQAFIDQIVTQSKGAVSSFKVVKLTPPANKGGMFQVEIEAKIAKFKAPADSGKIKIVVAPLRSDKASFNIGGRNVPAQEVLSAIRQQIIDSLSQTGRFTVLDRQFEGELQNELNMIESGQTANTDFAKLGQALSADLVWVGVVNELAYNRNARKLQTSDRELVSYAGAWSVSQRMINLATRQILQSTTLRGEPPAIAPTTLGTSFNEAGLLKDMQAEIVKKATDAILLRTFPISIVERDGNNVVLSQGGSAVTENGRYRVYLQGKEIKDPQTGQSLGNMESQCCEVVINRVTPNLSYGTLENVQVKLDGVAAGALQLREAVAAPKQAAAKPAGGDASQEAPAKPQKAAAVAKKAAAPAADAPKKDDW from the coding sequence ATGAAATACGCCATTACCTCCGCGCTGCTGGCTGGCCTGATCCTGGCTGGCTGCGGCGAGAAGAAAGATGCGCCGGCCGCGCCGGCTGGCCAGGCCGCACCGGCCGGTCCTAACCTGACCCAGACGCCGGACGTGGGCAAGGTCGAGCAGGTGGCGACCACCGCCATCGGCTCCGGCATGTCGCCTGGTGCCGCCGTCAATGATGCGCTGAAAACAGCCATCATGCAGGTCAACGGCACCACGGTGGACGCTACTTCGGCCAACATCAACGTGCTGAAACAGGTCACGGAAACGCTGGACGCCGAAGTCACCGACGGCGTCGATACCGCCAAGCTGGCCGCGACCGCCACCACGACCATGCAGGGCCAGGCCTTCATCGACCAGATCGTGACCCAGTCCAAGGGCGCGGTGTCCTCCTTCAAGGTTGTGAAGCTGACGCCTCCAGCCAATAAGGGCGGCATGTTCCAGGTCGAGATCGAAGCGAAGATCGCCAAGTTCAAGGCGCCTGCGGACAGCGGCAAGATCAAGATCGTGGTCGCGCCGCTGCGTTCGGACAAGGCCAGCTTCAATATCGGCGGGCGCAATGTGCCGGCGCAGGAAGTGCTGTCGGCCATCCGCCAGCAGATCATCGATTCGCTGTCGCAGACCGGCCGCTTCACGGTGCTGGACCGCCAGTTCGAGGGCGAGCTGCAAAATGAGCTGAACATGATCGAGTCCGGCCAGACCGCCAATACCGACTTCGCCAAACTGGGCCAGGCCCTGAGCGCGGACCTGGTATGGGTCGGCGTGGTCAACGAGCTGGCTTACAACCGCAACGCGCGCAAGCTGCAGACTTCGGACCGCGAGCTGGTGTCTTATGCCGGCGCCTGGTCGGTATCGCAGCGCATGATCAATCTGGCCACGCGCCAGATCCTGCAGTCGACCACCTTGCGCGGCGAACCGCCGGCGATCGCGCCGACCACGCTGGGCACCAGCTTCAACGAAGCCGGTCTGCTGAAGGACATGCAGGCTGAAATCGTGAAGAAGGCCACCGACGCCATCCTGCTGCGCACCTTCCCGATCTCGATCGTGGAACGCGACGGCAATAACGTCGTGCTGAGCCAGGGCGGCAGCGCCGTGACCGAGAACGGCCGTTACCGCGTCTACCTGCAAGGCAAGGAGATCAAGGATCCGCAGACCGGCCAATCCCTGGGCAATATGGAAAGCCAGTGCTGCGAGGTGGTGATCAACCGCGTGACGCCGAACCTGTCCTACGGCACGCTGGAAAACGTGCAGGTCAAGCTGGATGGCGTTGCCGCCGGCGCCCTGCAGCTGCGCGAAGCCGTGGCGGCACCGAAGCAGGCTGCGGCCAAACCGGCCGGCGGCGACGCCAGCCAGGAAGCGCCGGCCAAGCCGCAGAAAGCGGCCGCCGTGGCGAAGAAGGCTGCCGCGCCGGCGGCCGATGCGCCGAAGAAGGACGACTGGTAA
- a CDS encoding TonB-dependent receptor translates to MSQSGHQHRLHPGAASARPRHALIARAVALALLGMGALPGGAMAHSVAGTQQQAEATRSYSIPAGSLTVALQRLGREAGIILAFSTELTAGVQSQGLNGSYAVAGALHVLLAGTGLQALRQDNGGYLIQRLPAAAASSASAAAAPEAVLPAVTVTAEGGLLEELAGAYAGGQVARGGRLGVLGNASVLDAPFSQISYTAQLAEDQQARTIGDVVSNDPSVRVIVPPGFPYENMMIRGFAIDSGDVSLNGLYGVLPPQQIPVEMYERIEVLKGPNALVNGMSPTGSVGGGINVVPKRAADAPLTRLGLSYESDAQVGLRADIGRRFGANNAWGVRVNGLHSNGDSSLDGRRQREQMASIALDYRGEKLSLSLDAFHTGQDMRGGSGLFARFAGDVLKAPDAKTNLLPGAYSRFRDNGLVLRGEYEISDSAAAYASVGRRQNRRSGHLGFGPVADAGGNFTDAARSVSGYENTVSADAGLRGKFATGTVKHQWTFGVARLYSEGGTAVGFGEEFSSNIYAPGPALIPAAPARPPRDTSSTLSSVVLADTLSVLDERLRLTIGARSQRVQTDNYSYDDAGQRSTQDRYDEKAVTPMAGLVFKPLPQLALYANYIEGLSKGDTVTDETAANYRAVFAPYRTRQYEVGGKWDLGQIMQTLSFYQITQPTLLRNPATAIYGDDGRQRNRGVEWNTFGQMRPGLRLLGGLAYTQAKLLKTEDGLYDGHTAFGVPRWRFVLGGEWDSHWLPGLTLNARMERTGRLFLSEENRLTLPAWQRWDIGARYESRVGGKRTVVRAGVQNVFNKNYWGSAYFSGMAALGAPRTVNLSVTTDF, encoded by the coding sequence ATGAGCCAGTCCGGCCACCAGCACCGCCTTCACCCTGGCGCGGCAAGCGCGCGTCCCCGCCATGCCCTGATTGCCCGCGCCGTAGCCCTCGCCCTGCTTGGCATGGGCGCCTTGCCCGGCGGCGCCATGGCGCACTCCGTCGCCGGCACGCAGCAGCAGGCCGAGGCAACGCGCAGCTACAGCATTCCGGCCGGCTCCTTGACGGTGGCCTTGCAGCGCCTGGGCCGCGAGGCCGGCATCATCCTCGCCTTCTCCACCGAGCTGACGGCGGGCGTGCAAAGCCAGGGCTTGAACGGCAGTTATGCGGTGGCGGGCGCGCTGCATGTCCTGCTGGCCGGCACCGGCCTGCAAGCGCTGCGGCAGGATAACGGCGGCTATCTGATTCAGCGCCTGCCCGCCGCAGCCGCTTCCAGCGCCAGCGCGGCGGCCGCGCCCGAAGCGGTGCTGCCCGCCGTGACGGTAACGGCCGAAGGCGGCCTGCTGGAAGAACTGGCGGGGGCGTATGCCGGCGGCCAGGTGGCGCGCGGCGGCCGTCTGGGCGTGCTGGGAAATGCCAGCGTGCTCGATGCGCCCTTCAGCCAGATCAGCTACACGGCCCAGTTGGCGGAAGACCAGCAGGCGCGCACCATCGGCGATGTGGTGTCCAACGATCCCTCGGTGCGCGTCATCGTGCCGCCCGGTTTCCCCTACGAGAATATGATGATACGGGGCTTCGCCATCGATAGCGGCGACGTCTCGCTGAACGGTCTGTATGGCGTGCTGCCGCCGCAGCAGATTCCGGTGGAGATGTATGAACGCATCGAAGTGCTGAAAGGGCCGAATGCGCTGGTGAATGGCATGTCGCCCACCGGCAGCGTGGGCGGCGGCATCAATGTGGTGCCCAAGCGCGCGGCCGATGCGCCGCTGACACGCCTTGGCCTGAGCTACGAATCGGATGCGCAAGTCGGCCTGCGTGCCGATATCGGCCGCCGCTTCGGCGCGAACAATGCCTGGGGCGTGCGCGTCAACGGCCTGCACTCCAACGGCGACTCTAGCCTGGATGGCCGCAGGCAGCGCGAGCAAATGGCTTCCATCGCGCTCGATTACCGGGGCGAAAAACTGTCGCTCTCGCTCGACGCCTTTCATACCGGCCAGGATATGCGCGGCGGCTCCGGCCTGTTCGCCCGCTTTGCCGGCGACGTGCTGAAAGCGCCCGACGCCAAAACCAATCTGCTGCCCGGCGCTTACTCGCGCTTCCGCGACAATGGCCTGGTGCTGCGCGGCGAATACGAAATCAGTGACAGCGCGGCCGCTTACGCCAGCGTGGGACGGCGCCAGAACCGCCGTTCCGGCCATCTGGGCTTTGGCCCGGTGGCCGATGCCGGCGGCAATTTCACCGATGCGGCGCGTTCGGTCAGCGGCTACGAAAACACCGTGTCGGCCGACGCCGGCCTGCGCGGCAAGTTCGCCACCGGCACGGTCAAGCATCAATGGACCTTCGGCGTGGCACGCCTGTATAGCGAAGGCGGCACCGCCGTCGGCTTTGGCGAGGAGTTCAGCTCGAATATCTATGCGCCCGGTCCGGCCCTGATTCCCGCTGCGCCGGCCAGGCCGCCACGCGATACCTCATCCACCTTATCGAGCGTGGTGCTGGCCGATACCCTGTCCGTGCTGGACGAACGCCTGCGCCTGACCATCGGCGCCCGCAGCCAGCGCGTGCAGACCGATAACTACAGCTACGACGATGCGGGCCAGCGCAGCACCCAGGACCGCTACGACGAGAAGGCCGTGACGCCGATGGCCGGCCTGGTGTTCAAGCCGCTGCCGCAATTGGCCCTGTACGCCAACTATATCGAAGGCTTGAGCAAGGGCGACACCGTGACGGATGAAACGGCGGCCAACTACCGCGCCGTGTTCGCGCCCTATAGAACCCGCCAGTACGAGGTCGGCGGCAAATGGGATCTGGGCCAGATCATGCAAACCCTGAGCTTCTACCAGATCACCCAGCCGACCTTGCTGCGCAATCCCGCCACTGCGATCTATGGCGACGATGGCCGCCAGCGCAACCGCGGCGTCGAATGGAATACCTTTGGACAGATGCGGCCCGGCCTGCGCTTGCTGGGCGGCCTGGCTTACACCCAGGCCAAGCTGCTGAAAACGGAAGACGGCTTGTACGACGGCCACACGGCTTTCGGCGTGCCGCGCTGGCGCTTTGTTCTCGGCGGCGAATGGGACAGCCACTGGCTGCCCGGCCTGACGCTGAATGCGCGCATGGAGCGCACCGGCCGCCTGTTCCTGAGCGAGGAAAACCGTCTGACCCTGCCGGCATGGCAGCGCTGGGACATCGGCGCGCGCTACGAGAGCCGCGTCGGCGGCAAGCGCACCGTGGTGCGCGCCGGCGTGCAGAACGTGTTCAACAAGAACTACTGGGGCAGCGCCTATTTCTCCGGCATGGCAGCGCTGGGCGCACCGCGCACCGTCAACCTCTCGGTGACGACGGACTTTTAA
- a CDS encoding AMP-binding protein: MVRINLAREIVSRQRDFNKNAYLYQNTGLSYASLFQRAASLAQALYGLGLVSRQRIVISLYDSPAVSEIFLAALAIGAIPVVINPKLSRDSLSHIVVDSGASLLACESDNLDIVRAVCADAATPPRLLLQDSYATVAPANAGSEEVAGLLHLSALTRQQCVFEFTDIGENEAAFWQYTSGTTGHPKAVQHCSATMLENTQAFAVCTHGFTSDDVFYSAAKMFFGYGFGASFFFPLLLGATAVLDSAMPSNDYAVMRNIAAYRPSAIFCAPALYAALLPHAARLKPYLSEDTVFISAGSGLPQSIFERWQAAFGLPIYDGIGSTEMGHIFLSNSRSTLKAGATGRPVVGYQVRLEAGAQGQDGDGILWVKGRHPNLGYWNKPEASSEKFVDGWCCTGDLFTRDAEGFYTYRGRSDDLFKSNGIWVAPLAIESEIQRRLPQVLECALVPHQGENELAEPVLFCVFDAKQCERYEGIAAVQAILGVVCEKHSLPKQLVALDTLPRNDNGKVSRAALGKFDLPPAVAA, encoded by the coding sequence ATGGTGCGAATCAATCTGGCCCGGGAAATCGTTTCCCGTCAAAGGGATTTCAATAAAAATGCTTATCTTTACCAGAATACCGGACTGAGCTACGCCAGCCTGTTCCAGCGCGCCGCCAGCCTGGCCCAGGCTCTGTACGGCCTGGGACTGGTTTCGCGCCAGCGCATCGTGATCAGCTTGTACGATTCGCCCGCCGTCAGCGAAATCTTCCTGGCGGCGCTGGCGATCGGCGCCATCCCGGTGGTCATCAACCCCAAGCTGTCGCGCGATTCGCTGAGCCATATCGTCGTCGACAGCGGCGCCAGCCTGCTGGCCTGCGAAAGCGACAACCTGGACATCGTCCGTGCCGTGTGCGCGGACGCCGCCACCCCGCCTCGCCTGCTGCTGCAGGACAGCTATGCCACCGTCGCCCCGGCCAACGCCGGCTCCGAGGAGGTTGCCGGCCTGCTGCATCTGAGCGCGCTGACGCGGCAGCAATGCGTTTTCGAGTTCACCGACATCGGCGAAAACGAAGCCGCCTTCTGGCAATACACTTCCGGCACCACCGGCCACCCCAAGGCCGTGCAACATTGCAGCGCCACCATGCTGGAAAACACCCAGGCCTTCGCAGTCTGCACGCATGGCTTCACGTCCGACGATGTGTTTTATTCGGCAGCCAAGATGTTCTTCGGCTACGGCTTCGGCGCCAGTTTCTTCTTTCCCCTGCTGCTGGGTGCAACGGCGGTGCTGGACTCCGCCATGCCCAGCAACGACTACGCGGTCATGCGCAATATCGCGGCCTACCGCCCCAGCGCGATCTTCTGCGCGCCGGCCCTGTACGCCGCCCTGCTGCCGCATGCCGCGCGCCTGAAGCCTTATCTCAGCGAGGATACCGTCTTCATCTCCGCCGGTTCCGGCCTGCCGCAATCGATTTTCGAACGCTGGCAGGCAGCTTTCGGCCTGCCCATCTATGACGGCATCGGCAGTACCGAGATGGGCCATATCTTCCTCTCCAATTCGCGCAGCACACTCAAGGCCGGCGCCACCGGCCGCCCGGTGGTCGGCTATCAGGTCAGGCTGGAGGCCGGCGCGCAGGGCCAGGACGGCGACGGCATCCTGTGGGTCAAAGGCCGTCATCCGAATCTGGGCTACTGGAACAAACCGGAAGCGAGCAGCGAGAAATTCGTCGATGGCTGGTGCTGCACCGGCGATCTGTTCACCCGCGATGCCGAGGGCTTCTATACCTACCGCGGCCGCAGCGACGACCTGTTCAAGTCGAACGGCATCTGGGTGGCGCCGCTGGCGATCGAAAGCGAAATCCAGCGCCGCTTGCCCCAGGTGCTGGAGTGCGCGCTGGTGCCGCATCAAGGCGAGAACGAACTGGCCGAGCCGGTGCTGTTCTGCGTGTTCGACGCCAAGCAATGCGAGCGGTATGAAGGCATCGC
- a CDS encoding acetyltransferase: MFEIRKSQPGDAPALAEVWRRSVKATHHFLSDEDFRQIDLLVSQRYLPQADLWVVVDGNGAPVAFLGLSGTHVDSLFVDPAVRGQGIGKLLLAHVGQMPEALTVDVNEQNAQAVAFYRKQGFVQTGRSATDGDGRPYPLLHLRRAAPPALPQVQEIRVRLATPADIPVLFEVRTSVLQNHLSRSQMVEWGVTPETTRQLMEQSPCIWVGEVNGEVVAFATADVEGGSVFAMFIRPGFEGLGLGRRLMAEVEALLFRHHEAIWLETDGRDPVRANGFYLKLGWTLAARLEEGDVRYEKRRPA; encoded by the coding sequence ATGTTTGAGATTCGCAAATCGCAGCCGGGCGATGCGCCCGCGCTGGCCGAGGTCTGGCGCCGTTCCGTCAAGGCCACCCATCACTTCCTGTCGGATGAGGATTTTCGCCAGATCGACCTTCTCGTCAGCCAGCGGTATCTGCCGCAAGCGGATTTGTGGGTGGTGGTTGATGGCAATGGCGCGCCGGTGGCCTTTCTTGGCTTGAGCGGCACCCATGTGGACAGCCTGTTTGTCGATCCCGCCGTGCGTGGACAGGGCATCGGCAAGCTGCTCCTGGCCCACGTCGGCCAGATGCCGGAAGCGCTGACGGTCGACGTCAACGAGCAGAACGCGCAGGCCGTCGCCTTCTATCGCAAGCAGGGTTTTGTGCAGACGGGCCGTTCGGCCACGGATGGCGATGGCCGCCCTTATCCGCTGCTGCATCTGCGCCGTGCGGCGCCGCCCGCGCTGCCGCAAGTGCAGGAAATCCGCGTGCGCCTGGCCACGCCAGCCGACATTCCCGTCCTTTTCGAGGTCCGCACCAGCGTGCTGCAAAATCATCTGTCGCGCAGCCAGATGGTGGAATGGGGCGTCACCCCTGAGACGACCCGGCAACTGATGGAGCAGTCTCCCTGTATCTGGGTCGGTGAAGTGAATGGTGAGGTGGTGGCCTTCGCCACGGCCGATGTCGAAGGCGGCTCGGTGTTTGCCATGTTTATCCGCCCCGGCTTTGAAGGGCTGGGCCTGGGGCGGCGGCTGATGGCGGAGGTGGAGGCCCTGCTGTTCCGCCATCATGAGGCGATCTGGCTTGAAACCGATGGCCGCGATCCGGTGCGCGCCAACGGTTTCTACCTCAAGCTGGGCTGGACCCTGGCGGCCCGGCTGGAAGAGGGCGATGTGCGCTACGAGAAGCGCCGCCCCGCTTAA
- a CDS encoding phosphopantetheine-binding protein: MTIENSIAQVRDYLRQQNKLSHIAIEDDLDLIESGVLDSLKIMALVIVIEKIRNQAIELEELSMDNLRTVNLIRKNFFAAV; encoded by the coding sequence ATGACTATTGAAAATTCCATTGCGCAAGTACGCGATTATCTTCGCCAGCAAAACAAACTGTCGCACATCGCCATTGAAGACGATCTGGATCTGATTGAGTCGGGTGTACTCGATTCGCTGAAAATCATGGCGCTGGTGATTGTAATCGAAAAAATCCGCAATCAGGCCATCGAACTGGAAGAGCTTTCCATGGATAATTTGCGAACCGTGAATTTGATTCGCAAGAATTTCTTCGCCGCCGTTTAA
- a CDS encoding sigma-70 family RNA polymerase sigma factor, with the protein MSPLSCASGAGIAALYADHHGWLLGWLRRRLRDSVDAADLAQDTFIRLLSKDAPPAIQEPRALLTTIAQGMVANLQRRRQLEQAYLQALAALPEPLAPSPECRAIVLETLLEIDRLLDGLPGKVREAFLLSQLDGMRQGEIAARLDVSLPTVKRYIAQALAQCCFAD; encoded by the coding sequence GTGTCACCACTCAGCTGCGCATCCGGCGCCGGCATCGCCGCGCTGTATGCCGACCACCATGGCTGGCTGCTCGGCTGGCTGCGCCGGCGCCTGCGCGATTCCGTCGATGCCGCCGACCTGGCCCAGGACACCTTCATCCGCCTGCTGAGCAAGGATGCGCCGCCGGCGATCCAGGAGCCGCGCGCCCTGCTGACGACCATCGCCCAGGGCATGGTCGCCAACCTGCAGCGCCGCCGCCAGCTGGAACAGGCGTATCTGCAGGCTTTGGCCGCCCTGCCCGAACCGCTGGCCCCTTCGCCCGAATGCCGCGCCATCGTGCTGGAGACGCTGCTCGAAATCGACCGCCTGCTGGACGGCCTTCCGGGCAAGGTGCGTGAAGCGTTCCTGCTGTCCCAGCTCGATGGCATGCGCCAGGGTGAAATCGCCGCCCGGCTCGACGTTTCGCTGCCGACCGTGAAACGCTATATCGCGCAGGCGCTGGCACAGTGCTGCTTCGCCGATTGA
- a CDS encoding FecR domain-containing protein, with translation MDTMLSSTIPAEVRLQAASWLVELQSEQASDATRSAWQAWRAAHQDHERAWQRVAAFSSRLEQLPPALAQATLAAPRSAARRRAVQALAVALFAGGAAWMLEEQAAWRQWSADRRTGTGQRTSLALADGTIVEMNASSAIDIDYSGSERVLRLIDGEILVTTAKDVAERPFYVYTGHGRLQALGTRFSVSRVDCRQTEVAVYEGAVEVRPLDAPPQRLQAGQKLQFSDAAVSLLDAADENATAWLQGMLVATDMPLERFVAALARYRHGRLAVDPAVATLKVTGTYPLADTGKVLDMLGKALPLQVNYMTRYWVTLTPRSARG, from the coding sequence ATGGACACCATGCTTTCTTCGACCATCCCTGCGGAAGTACGCCTGCAGGCGGCCAGCTGGCTGGTGGAGCTGCAGTCGGAGCAGGCCAGCGACGCCACGCGCAGCGCCTGGCAGGCCTGGCGCGCGGCGCACCAGGACCATGAGCGGGCCTGGCAAAGAGTAGCGGCATTCAGCTCCCGCCTGGAGCAGCTGCCGCCCGCCCTGGCGCAGGCGACGCTGGCTGCTCCGCGTTCGGCCGCGCGGCGGCGCGCGGTGCAGGCGCTGGCAGTGGCGCTGTTTGCCGGCGGCGCGGCGTGGATGCTGGAAGAGCAGGCCGCGTGGCGGCAATGGAGCGCGGATCGGCGCACCGGCACCGGCCAGCGCACCAGCCTGGCCTTGGCCGACGGCACCATCGTGGAGATGAACGCCAGTTCGGCCATCGATATCGATTACAGCGGCAGCGAGCGCGTGCTACGCCTGATCGATGGCGAGATCCTGGTGACGACGGCCAAGGACGTGGCCGAGCGCCCCTTCTACGTGTATACCGGCCATGGCCGCCTGCAGGCGCTGGGCACGCGCTTCAGCGTAAGCCGGGTGGACTGCCGGCAGACCGAAGTCGCCGTCTATGAAGGCGCGGTGGAAGTGCGGCCGCTGGACGCGCCGCCGCAGCGCTTGCAGGCCGGCCAGAAGCTGCAATTCAGCGATGCCGCCGTCAGCCTGCTGGATGCGGCCGACGAGAATGCGACAGCCTGGCTGCAAGGCATGCTGGTGGCGACGGATATGCCGCTGGAGCGCTTTGTGGCGGCGCTGGCGCGCTATCGCCATGGCCGGCTGGCGGTCGATCCGGCCGTCGCCACGCTCAAGGTCACGGGCACCTATCCACTGGCCGATACCGGCAAGGTGCTCGATATGCTGGGCAAGGCGCTGCCGCTGCAAGTCAACTACATGACGCGTTACTGGGTCACGCTGACGCCGCGCTCCGCGCGCGGCTGA
- a CDS encoding Dabb family protein — protein MIQHTIVFKLKHPPGSAQEKDFLADTFKFSDIPGVQNFKCLRQTSKQVNYDFGILMEFASQEDYDRYTHHPVHQTLVKERWIPEVSAFLEIDYTPLA, from the coding sequence ATGATTCAGCACACCATTGTATTCAAGCTCAAGCATCCACCAGGGTCCGCGCAGGAAAAAGATTTTCTAGCCGACACATTCAAATTTTCCGACATTCCCGGCGTGCAGAATTTTAAATGCCTGCGCCAGACCAGCAAGCAAGTTAATTACGATTTCGGCATTTTAATGGAATTCGCCTCGCAAGAAGATTACGATCGCTATACCCATCACCCGGTGCATCAAACCTTGGTCAAGGAACGCTGGATTCCCGAAGTCAGTGCATTCCTCGAAATAGATTACACGCCGCTCGCCTGA